A single region of the Nicotiana sylvestris chromosome 6, ASM39365v2, whole genome shotgun sequence genome encodes:
- the LOC104215219 gene encoding NAC domain-containing protein 79-like isoform X1, which produces MEENLPPGFRFHPTDEELITYYLTNKISDFNFTAKAIADVDLNKCEPWDLPAKASMGEKEWYFFSLKDRKYPTGLRTNRATEAGYWKTTGKDKEIFRGGVLVGMKKTLVFYRGRAPKGEKTNWVMHEYRLETKFGFKPSKEEWVVCRVFHKSSTVKKPQPTSSSPQSEESPNCDMTYTFANELGDIESPSNFYGLATPSNGHICNNISLQNYTTESMMNMNLNMNLASAATREAAISNTLPLLPAAWSSSLLCSNLPSVDSLLLRALQFRGYNNQPREATTSTTNNYPFIQTQNISHIGIDYNNPNLAVEAPSSSMVSDPVQQQQPQEQSYKLGSNIW; this is translated from the exons ATGGAGGAAAATTTACCTCCAGGATTTAGGTTTCATCCCACTGATGAAGAATTAATCACTTATTATCTGACCAACAAAATTTCTGATTTCAACTTCACTGCTAAAGCCATTGCTGATGTTGATCTTAATAAATGTGAGCCTTGGGATCTTCCGG CCAAAGCTTCAATGGGAGAAAAAGAATGGTATTTCTTTAGCCTTAAAGATCGAAAGTATCCAACAGGCCTTCGTACAAACCGAGCTACAGAAGCAGGCTACTGGAAAACAACAGGCAAAGATAAGGAGATTTTTCGTGGCGGAGTCCTTGTTGGGATGAAGAAAACACTGGTTTTTTACAGAGGAAGAGCTCCTAAAGGTGAAAAAACCAACTGGGTTATGCATGAATATAGACTAGAAACCAAGTTTGGTTTCAAACCTTCAAAG GAGGAATGGGTGGTCTGTAGAGTTTTCCACAAGAGTTCTACTGTAAAGAAACCACAGCCAACATCATCATCCCCACAATCCGAAGAGTCACCTAATTGTGACATGACTTACACTTTTGCAAATGAGCTAGGGGACATTGAGTCACCAAGTAATTTCTATGGCCTAGCCACTCCATCAAATGGCCATATTTGCAATAATATTTCTTTACAGAATTACACCACTGAGAGCATGATGAATATGAACTTGAACATGAATTTGGCTAGTGCTGCAACAAGAGAAGCAGCAATTAGCAACACTCTTCCATTGCTGCCTGCAGCTTGGTCATCTAGCTTGCTTTGCTCTAATCTTCCATCAGTGGATTCTTTGCTTCTTCGTGCGTTACAGTTTAGGGGTTATAATAATCAGCCAAGAGAAGCTACAACTAGTACTACCAATAATTACCCGTTTATTCAAACACAAAATATTTCTCATATTGGGATTGATTATAATAACCCTAACTTGGCAGTCGAGGCGCCTTCTTCCTCTATGGTATCAGATCCTGTTCAGCAACAACAGCCACAGGAGCAATCATATAAATTGGGTTCAAATATTTGGTAA
- the LOC104215219 gene encoding NAC domain-containing protein 79-like isoform X2, producing MEENLPPGFRFHPTDEELITYYLTNKISDFNFTAKAIADVDLNKSKASMGEKEWYFFSLKDRKYPTGLRTNRATEAGYWKTTGKDKEIFRGGVLVGMKKTLVFYRGRAPKGEKTNWVMHEYRLETKFGFKPSKEEWVVCRVFHKSSTVKKPQPTSSSPQSEESPNCDMTYTFANELGDIESPSNFYGLATPSNGHICNNISLQNYTTESMMNMNLNMNLASAATREAAISNTLPLLPAAWSSSLLCSNLPSVDSLLLRALQFRGYNNQPREATTSTTNNYPFIQTQNISHIGIDYNNPNLAVEAPSSSMVSDPVQQQQPQEQSYKLGSNIW from the exons ATGGAGGAAAATTTACCTCCAGGATTTAGGTTTCATCCCACTGATGAAGAATTAATCACTTATTATCTGACCAACAAAATTTCTGATTTCAACTTCACTGCTAAAGCCATTGCTGATGTTGATCTTAATAAAT CCAAAGCTTCAATGGGAGAAAAAGAATGGTATTTCTTTAGCCTTAAAGATCGAAAGTATCCAACAGGCCTTCGTACAAACCGAGCTACAGAAGCAGGCTACTGGAAAACAACAGGCAAAGATAAGGAGATTTTTCGTGGCGGAGTCCTTGTTGGGATGAAGAAAACACTGGTTTTTTACAGAGGAAGAGCTCCTAAAGGTGAAAAAACCAACTGGGTTATGCATGAATATAGACTAGAAACCAAGTTTGGTTTCAAACCTTCAAAG GAGGAATGGGTGGTCTGTAGAGTTTTCCACAAGAGTTCTACTGTAAAGAAACCACAGCCAACATCATCATCCCCACAATCCGAAGAGTCACCTAATTGTGACATGACTTACACTTTTGCAAATGAGCTAGGGGACATTGAGTCACCAAGTAATTTCTATGGCCTAGCCACTCCATCAAATGGCCATATTTGCAATAATATTTCTTTACAGAATTACACCACTGAGAGCATGATGAATATGAACTTGAACATGAATTTGGCTAGTGCTGCAACAAGAGAAGCAGCAATTAGCAACACTCTTCCATTGCTGCCTGCAGCTTGGTCATCTAGCTTGCTTTGCTCTAATCTTCCATCAGTGGATTCTTTGCTTCTTCGTGCGTTACAGTTTAGGGGTTATAATAATCAGCCAAGAGAAGCTACAACTAGTACTACCAATAATTACCCGTTTATTCAAACACAAAATATTTCTCATATTGGGATTGATTATAATAACCCTAACTTGGCAGTCGAGGCGCCTTCTTCCTCTATGGTATCAGATCCTGTTCAGCAACAACAGCCACAGGAGCAATCATATAAATTGGGTTCAAATATTTGGTAA